The DNA window CTGGAGGTTCCCGATCTAAGGGCAAATCTGACTGAGGCAAAGGGACTGACACAACCAGAGATGAGCTACGTTGTGGCTGATTTCTACTTCCCATCATATCCGCCGTGGAGGAAGGACACGGTGATGCTGTTGGGGGCTTGGATCAATCTAGAGATGTATAATGGGCCGTCGGTAAACCCCGACCCATCCAGCATAAGTGCGTAGAGGTGTTGGGCCGAACCTCGCAGGGCCCGTCATGCCCGCCTTATCAGAAAAAGGCAAATCCCCTACCGAATTAGATTCCCGTCAATTGATGGGGTGGACGCTCCTTCAATGGCTATCCATCGAATTTACCCCTTCTCTAGCATCTACCCTCGTACATgtgaatcaacaaaaaaattgagtCATTCGTATATGTGCGAGTAATAATATAGTACTAGATTAACTGCAGAAATTAGAAAACTAAATCACATGAAGCGGCAGTCAGCGTGGAGAGGCCTCCACTGCTGAGACGAACATAAACTACCATTTCTTCCATGATGAACTAACAGAGCTTTCAAAAGTACCAACTGCACAGAATTACGGGATAGTATACAGCTGCCATCATTATAGAAAGGTAGTTCAAAGTAACCAACAAAACTCTGAACCGGCCAAGATCACAAAATTTGAAGTATTGTGCGATTAAAAGGCTCAACAAAAACCCTTGAACAGGCGAAGAATGAAAACAAAACCTTGCTGGCTATTTTGTGAGTGCGGAGTCAGTCCGAGTGCAACGGTATCCTCAATCAGGAAGTATTTGCTCCCCATCAGCATCTGCCTCTGTCTCAACCTTGGGCTTCGGTGCTTGCCCCGCTCCAGGGGCCTGCTTCTTCTTGATCCCACTAACAATGTCATCAATCCTGAGAAGCATGCAAGCAGCTTCTATTGCTGTCTTGAAAGTTTGTGCCTTTACGTTATAGGCATCCCATATCtagaaatagaaaaaataagCACCATTCATTCGCAGCAATAAAGTTTTACTTAAATCCTTGAGCCAGCATAACTCGATTCAGTTTACCAGAATCAACTGGGGACATTAGGAAGAGGACACATATAGGAACACCTGTGGGATCAGAATGCATGCTAGTGGAATAAATGGAACGGCTTCTCTATTGCAATCTTACAGGGTGTTAACAATATACCACCTAAATCTATGGGGATATAGGGGAGAACAATTATACGAGTTGACAGATTTTTACATAAACAAACCCTGATTACCAGAAATTTTTTCAGACTCCATCCAATTTTTCACAGTTAGGGAAAAAATGGGGAATGTGTAAATGAGTATTTAAAGGCTCATAGTGAAATCCTGAAATGTAATCTCCAATACAGCAGAACTTCTACCAACAAGAACTCACATATTCGCCAgccaaaaagaaacagaaaaaatgaTAGAAGTGTGCATTATGAGAGTACCTGCCGCTCTTGCATGTCAGCGATCAATCCAGTATTTCCATCTATGCCAATCCATGTGTTTCCACCATTGGCATGCTGCATCAACAGTTGAGACCATTAGACAGAAAATGGATTGAAATACTCATCCATAACTATATTAGCAgtataaaataaacataatgCAATAGAAGATCTTAAGGTTCATACCTGTCCTTGTAGGGCAGTCATAGTCCGGATCACATTAACACCACAATTTTGGGCCAAAGTTCGTGGTATAGCCTCAAAAGCTATTGCCGCGGCTTCATAAGGCCACTGTTTTGCAATTATAAAGAATAAGGAAATGGGAAAAAattgaggaaaagaaaagaacaatacAAGTTATCACTCACTTTCTAATTTCAAATCCAAGGATTTTCAAGCTTTCAGGACATTTATGACCTTAAAATCAAAAGATACGGAATTGATTGCAGTGATCAAGTGAGTAGCAACATTCACCTTTTCTATGCCTTCAATAGATGAACTCTTTTGCTTCAAAGTAGCAGATACAGTTAACTCAGTGCCACCACCTCCCGGAACTAGCTTTGGATTCTTAAGTATGTTCCTCGCGACAGACATAGCATCCTGCATTTGCAAACAAACTTCAGAACATGGTATAATTGAGGTAGAAAAATTCAAACCAAGAATGAATTGAAATACCTGCAAGTTTCTCTCTACTTCATTTAGGAGATCCTTACTTGCTCCTCTTAATAATATGGTACAAGCTTTTGGATCTACGCAATCaacaataaaagcaaaaaattcATCCCCAATTTTCTTAACTTCAAACAACCCAGCCCCAGTACCAACATCGGACTCCTGCAGTTCTTCTGGTCTGTTCACGATAACGGCACCGCATGCTTTGGCAATTCTGTTATTGTCCGTCTTCCTCAACCTCCTTATTGCACTAACGCCTGCTTTGCTCAGATAGTGGCAGGCCAGATCACTGAGACCCTTTTCTGTAATTACCAAGTCCGGTTTGAATTTCAAGATCTGTATACAGAGATTCTCAATGTATTCTTCTTCCATTTTCAAAAGGATTCCCCAATCTTCCTCTTTAACTAATTCTGCATTTGTTTGGTTCTCGCCTTTCTTGTACTCAAGGGGGCAATCGAGAAGAATGATACGTGGGTTGACGATCTTTCTCCTCATTTTTCCAGGGGCAACTACATCTTTGTTAAACATAACCCCTTTGAGAACTCTTGAATCTTCCAACCGGCCACCAGGGACCTTCTCAACCTTAATGTACTTCTTAATATCCACTTCTCGCATTCCTTGGCCAAGGTCAACACCAACTGTCGTGGTGGCATCGATTGCTAAATCctgatatatgatatatgaaatAAATGCTTGTgaatttatatttacatataaataCTCTCTctccatatgtatatataagggGGGGgggcaattttttaaaaaaaaaattacacagtGCCCAATTACTACCTCGTGTCAGCAAATTATATTCTCCCATCATGCAATAAACCTTGTGCAGACTAATTATACTAACCTTGCCTCCACGAGAATGGACCATGAACACATAAAACTAAGCATAAAGAGGAAAGAATACCATCTGATATACAAAGAAAATACTTATTCTAGTTTAGTATCAGCGCACATCTCTAATTATTCATTAGATTCCAGTACGCATTCAGACACTGTACTCCAAAAATGACCTCAACATCTGAGTCGGCTTTTGCCTCAAAAACGATTCAAGTGTTCTACAAATTATTATGAGTGCCTTAAAGTGCCTGATATACCAGCTGAAAGATCACACAAATAAATCAAGTaaaagaattgcagaaaaattcCTGCAACACATGCACATCCCTAATAGAAGAGGATAACTTACCGCAATCAAATCACCAAATTGACTAGTGAACTTTGTGCCAATACAGCTCTTTACCAGGCCCAACATCGTTGCCCCTAGAACATAGATTGTTTAGTTAAAAAAGAATATATACCAAGCATAAAATGAGTAGAATAAGCCAACTTGTCAAAGTGTTTTTATGCTTACGTTTCTCAAAAAAATGTATCCTAAATCCAGCAAAGAATTCAATTTATCTGTAGCACAATTGCTGTTTCCAGTAAGCTGGAAAATGCTCATGATCTAGTATCAACTCAAAAGATGTATGGAAATGGTGATGTGTCTTAGGTTCACTTCTTAATCATGCTAAGTATGTTTGAACAAGGTCTATAAACTCATATGGCATCATAATACTCATACCAGCTTGGCTCAACCAACTGGCAAAAGAATGGCAATgtaccaaaaacaaaacaaaaatagatgAAACAACTGAAGTACAAGACTCACGATCGTTTACATCAATGGACATTGCAATTCTGTCGAGCACAGCAATAGCATCTTCCAGAGCTTTGTTGTAGGCTACAATTGAAAAAGAGCCAATTAAAGGGGGAAAAAGACTTCATCAGATGACATGTCAAGCAGAAACAAAAACTGCACATCAATACCTCGACAAATGACCGTGGGATGGTAGTTCTTGTCAATGAAGGCTTCCGCAACATGAAGCATTTCACCCGCTGTGACACATCATTCATAATTTAGCACATTAAGATGATAAAGATCATAATTTAATCAGACAAAACAATTAACTACTGTCCAAAAAAAAGGAGAACATTGATTCTCCATTCAGGATAAACAGCACTGATCTTGAATAAAACCAACAGCCATCCAGAGAAAGGTGAGAAATATCCACTCAAATTAGGTCGATTCAGTAACTCAAACCGTACCTAAAACAATGACAGATGTTGTTCCATCTCCAACTTCTTCATCTTGTGTGCGACTTAATTCTATCATTGACTATTTATCAAACAGAGCAATCAGAAGAGAAGTTTAGCAAGAATTATCAACTTAAAAGGGAGTGAAACAAAAAAGCGGAGCAGATAAGAAAACATTATTAATGCCGAAAAAGTCCAATGTGGCAAGCAAAAGAAACAGCCCATGCCTTTGCAGCCGGGTGTGCAAGATCTAGCTCACGTAAAATAGCATTCCCATCATTAGTAACGACAATCCCTGTAAAAATTTCAGTATAAGCACCCAAAAAGGTTAAAACATTCAGATATGGCAATAATTGCTTAAGAAAGAAACGCAAGCTCAGAGCTTAGAAAGGTCATCAAAATCCATACATAGATGTTTAAGAGCAAAAATATCAGCTGAGAGAGGAATGATAATAGCCAttattacaatttcaaacagccAGGTCATTTTTATTAGGGACGAGCTTTTACCCCCCCAAAAAAACACTAGAGAAAGGGGAATAACACATAATGGATCTATAAAATACACATTGAACAATTCTCGTGTTTTGCTGTCTCCTTGAGAAACCAAATCATGCAACATTCAAGCATGAAGCACTAATATCCTATCATTGTCATATCAGATGTTCTTAATCCGATTATATGTTAGAGTGTGTCGTAAGTGTTTCAGAGAATGAGCAAGGAGGTCACCTCCAGCAGCATCAAGGAGCATCTTCAACATAGATCGTGGACCCAAGGTTGTACGAATTATATCAGCAACAGCCtattaatattaattgaaaGGTCAAATGTTAGATCTACGAAGCCAAACACATCAAGGCTAAAAAACATAACACCAGTGGGAATAAATTGGTAAGTATTTTTGAAAGCAAATATATTGGTGTTCATAGGTATAGAATCTACATATGACATCACAAAGAATATATACAAAGGCCATGTTGACCAAATAAATGCACAATGAACATGGCATTGAGAAAACCAATGATTCATTAAATCATTACAAGAGATGGAAGcacaaaacaaataaagagataaaattacacaaaaaagtttGAACAAATGAACTCTGCATCATCTGTCATCCATTTTTCATTCTTCTTTCTCATTTCACTTAACGTTAAAAAGAGTCAATAGATGCAGAGCAGTGTTCAGCACCGTTATGGAGAAATAATTGCAGCTCGGCAAATCAAGAACAATGAAACAATGCAGCAACACAAAGACTCAGCATCCGgaaatcattaaaaaatatataaactagGCAGAAAACAACGGAATGAAGCATAAAAATTATTACCTTTGAAGCCTGGATATTAGCATGCTGTACCTTGCTTCCAGATTCACGTTTCAGAGAATCCTCTGCTCATAGCAAGTAATTTTCAGAGTGAATGTTCAAATCGTCTCATGTATAAGAAAATCATAGAATCTGTGCATAAACAAGTAATGCTAACACCAAATTTGTATTCATCAACACACACTAATATATCATAAACAACAGACGAATTGGGGTTTTGAGCAAGAAAGAAACAGAACTTACTGAGAACAAGTACTGGCGCGTGCATATTTGCGATCTTACAAACTCTGCAGCGGAAACACTAGACGAACAAATCCGATAGGCCGAAGCGGAGATCGAACGAAGAAGCGAAGCGTAGGCGGAACACGAGGTTCCAATAAGTGACGAAGAGTTGCAGAAAAACTAAGAAAGTAAGAATGGCAACTTCTCTGTCAAAGTGTGGAGTGTTTGAGAGAGTTTTAGGGTTTGGGACGATTGAAGTTAGAAGGCTGGAAGTGCGCACTAAACTTCTCTCCTAAACCAATAAGGTCGTGTTTGGCGCGCCTCATCTAATTACGAAAAAGAGGAATACTGTTTCAGGCTTTTATGGGCCTTTGTGATTCTGTGAATGCACCTAGCGCCGACCTAAACCCAATATATTCGacaaaagcccaaaaaaaaaaaaatatttggttGAGAAAAAAATCAAGATGACCATCCACAATGTCTATGCCCTAATTGCACTAGTGTATATACAATTTGTAGGAGAAATTCGCTAGTGTTTCCCTACCCTGCCAACACCCCCACTTTATGATTTCACAAAATTAAACAAGAACGCAAATAAAAGGAAATCCAAAATATAAtgccctttttttttatgtctcTCGTCCATCCCCTATGACGACATGGGGtacttaaaaaaaggaaagaggtaTTAATTTCTCTCGCTTTTGGCATTGCAAACCTCTTATTCCTTCGAACCCCTTTACTTGTAGGAGTACGTCTTAGACGTGCAATTTATTTTAGTTAATATGCCATGCAATTTCTACTTGAACCCCTTTTGCATTCACTTGTTCAGGAACAAACCCCTCACAGCTGTCATGCAACGCCTTAATGGTTGGTTTAACAATGATAAGGATCTCGGATAACTACttggtatcccaattatcccaGCGAATGAGTTATGCGCACAGAATTCATATGCATCATGTAAGACATGTGGAGCTtacaaattcacttgaatcatgtgcgtccaaCTAAGTGGCTGGGATACCAAATTGCTaagattttcattgtttttggggaaaaaaaaatgaaaaaaaagagtaggTGGTGTAGAAGATTTGTTGGACTCTCAAGAATCCTAGCTTTAGCGTGAGTCTACTTGGACAGTGATTGAAGCGGCCTTAAGACAATTGAAGAGCTGGTGTGCTACTAAAGTTCCAAAATCTGAAAATGTACTTAGCCCACAACAATGCAAAACAGGCCCGGCCCAACAACATATCACCATGGACGGCAGATAGACCATATACAACATGGTCCACATCCAAAGGCCGGCCCATATTGCATATGCAAGTTTCTAAGAAAGCGAAAATTTGGAAATATCAGAATAAATACACATGGAGGTGAGGTTAAGTTTCCAGATTCTTCAATCATAACAAGTAAAAATGGAATTTTTATCGTGATACCTCACATTCCTACACAGAAATACACGAgaagcaacatatatatatatatttgttactAAAATGCTTATATCTATTGTTTTATTACTATAAAAATCGCATCTCATTGGATAAATAATACCCGAACTGGTGTTATTTTAAGACGAAAGGATTAAGAATCCAATACTGGAATTGGTTTAGGAGCACCTGAGCTTCCACAAGTGACCTGGAGCCAAGTGAAGGTAAACCAGCAGCAGCCTCCGAAGACATCCGAGCATCATATATGGTGAAGAAAACGCGGACTTTATCCTTGGCAAACATGTGGACTATAAATGTCTATTCCTGTGCCATAGAAGCAGCAGAAAATGGTTTAGAAACTCATCTATCGCAGAACAAACGGAAATGATTTCATACATACAGAAGGTTATTTACATaaatattatgaaaaaaaattctgtTTGCACTTCAATTCCAGCATGATTAAAAGtcttaatttgaaaataaaagataCTAAGATCAAAAAAGGCACCTAAAACGATTTTTAAGGCGCAACAAAGTTACCCAAGTGACCCTAAGTTCAAATGAAATGGCCTCAGCAAACAAAACTACAAAAGCATCGGAAATAGAGAGAAATAAATGGATTTCTCATTTACCTAAGCATTCTCGATACCACAAAGGTTGAACTCAAATAACAATGAAAAACTCACTTGTCACAATGGTCTCACCAATAGTGGGGAGTTAAAAGTTGCACACATCAATAAGATTACATGATTTGAATTTGTTGCGAGGCTTAATAGTTGACTGTTACTAGCATTCTCTCTAAAttcgttaaaaaaaaatcttccttAGCAGCTTGTATTGGTTGCATTCATATAGTAATGACAAGAAAGAATGTAATGAACCATTCAAGATCCAGCAAGGAAAGTTGTCTTACTGACAATATAATCAACTACGTGGTTGAGAACCATCAATTAGCACAAATCTCATCAATTGAAGCACATAAAGAATATAACCTACTAAATTTTGTGAGCTGACTCTCACAGCAACAAGCAAAACCTCGTAAATAACTAATAATGGCCAGTCTTATCAGAACTGTGCACATTCTCATACTTATAACCGTCCTACAAGTCCTTAAACTTCCCCCATTAGAAATTCACATCATACTGATTAATATGGAAAAGGCCAGCCAAGAGTCACAATGGAGCTGTCAAAAAGCAGTATGACAAAGTAAATGACGTAGGCAAGACCTCCCTCTCCaactcaaaaaaaatgaaataagaaGGCAAACCTTGGTGAGGATAAGCAAGTTGAAGGGTTTGAGAAGCCAGCAAACACATTTGAGTAGGACTTGGTCAAATAAGAAAAATTGGCAATTGCTGGCAAAGCAGGCACCCTTTCTCCTTTCCTCAATAGTTCTTGCAAGTTAAGCCTCTGCAAAGTCAACACAGCCCTGGACTCCTTCCAAATGAACGCAAGGAGACCATTATGAATAACAAAGAGAGAACCTGGTTTTGAGCCAGGATATCTGAAACCATAGCCATTTGCAATACCTTCCCCTGAAAATGCATGGCTAACCATCAGAGGAAGGCTATCTCCATCTGTATCCCATGGAAATTGATCCACTGAAGGTTCATCAAGATTTGCTATAAACATCGCTGAGCCATTTGGATGCAAAACATAGTGGGTGCCTTCCAATATTTTTGTCGCAATCAAAAGACGTTCTTCTTCTGATTCTTCATATGAGAGCAGAAGAAAGAACAAAGCCTTCCCAGGTTTATCCTCGGAAAGCTTCCCAGGAGGCCAACCAAACGTCCCTCCCCATAAACCAGCATATTCCTGGTCAGCTCTTGGGACCCTAAGGGGCAATTTGTATAGGGCAAACCTACTGTCATGCATATTTGGCCATGCTCGATAAGAAGTTAACTTCATGGTGGAGGCATGCAATGTCAGTCCTATTGTATCGCTTGATCTCAAAAAGTCGTGAAGTTGAGCATACTTACTCTCACCACTTGAAGAATTATTCTTTGACATTGTATGGTGGCCGTTTGTCACACGAGACTTGCCAAATATCTGCCTTAGGCTATACCTAAAATACCCACCCAAAGTTCTTGTCCTTGCAGAATTCACGTCACCATCATCAGCCTTGAGAGAAGTATGAATTGAGCTATTGAGACTCTTCCTGATCTTGCTCAACTCCAACTGAGTAGGATCCAAATGAGCTCCAGGAGCTTCCTTTCGCTCAATGGAGCCTCCGCTAAGCTTATACATTTGCATGAGCAGTGATCTCCTTTCAGATAAGAGAGCCATATCTCTCTGAAAGTTGTCCTCGTCAATCCTCAATTGGGGAAAAAGGGGCCCATTTGCCGAATCAGGCACATCTTGACGAACTTGGCTCATTACAGTCTCAAGCAATTTTCTTCTGTCACTAAAAGCCAAACGGCTGAAAGGCACTTTAGCGTCAAGCTGTCCAAGCACCCTCTGTGACTTAGACAATCCACCACCAGACCTAGAAATCTCTCTTGATAGTTCCTTATCGGAATGGTGAGCAAAACTCTTACAATACAACAATTTACCTCCATTCGGTTGCTGGCTAGGCTCAACCTCAAGTAAGAGCACATTGCAATTCTTCTCAATTGGCTTAACAGAACCAGGATAAAAATAGTCACAACCTTTTTCTCTTCCATGCAGAATAAAGGCCGTTGAACCATCAAAATTACCTATTACTTCAAAAACTGGTGCCCATAGAATAGGGCCATCCAGAATTCCAAGTGGACCTAGCTCTTGTGGAATAATCCGGCACCCAACAACAGAAACAAAACCAGGCATGACATAAACTACATTCCCAAGCTCAGGATTTTGGTGAACCCAAATTCCAGTTAATGGCTTGACACTTACAAGGAAACGACAAAGCGCTTTATATGATGACACACCCTTTCTCCACTCGACAAGGTCCCCATGGGGCACAATATTAAGTATGTCACATTGCGGGAACCAGATCTTCTCAGAGGCCATAAGAGCATAAAGACTCCGACAGCATAGACTAAGATTGCATATGTCCCTTGGTGAAAGGCATTGGGATATAATGGCAAATAGATCATCGGGCAGAGCTACAAGCAAGTTGGAACAACAATATTCACGCGGCATGATAGTTTCCACTGGTAACTCGTAATTCAATGAAGAAATCTAAAATTCAATTGAAAAAATCCATTCCTAGACATGCACAAATCGCATAATCCACCAACACATGCATTTCTGCGCCCCtagaagaaaccaaaaaatcATAAACCAGAAGTATTACCAGCATATGACGACCCGGAAACCCTTATGACTGATCTGATTCAATTCAGTGAGCGAAAAGTGACCAGATTCAGACGTTGAACTCAAGCGGGCGTGTTTGGGAATCTTCACACTCTGGAATCTAAACAAGAGTGCACGCATAAAAGGAAGACCCACCAAATTAACTTAGCTTTCCTTCAGATTCCCAAAATTGGAAAAACAGGGTTTGCTTCAGTTCCCATAAATTTTAACTGGTTCTGTCACATACTCCCCTAAAAATCATATGTTAGGGATCCAATTCCCCTAAACTAAACAGGAGTGTTTCAGAGTTCAAGATTCTTAACTTCTTTATGCGATCAAGAATACATGATAAACAAAGGGAAAGACAGAAATAGTAAAGTGGCTGATGATAAAACCTTGAATTTGGTAAGGCGAAGCTATCGACATCCGATCAAATTCCATTCTTCTCGCGGAGTCAATGACGTGAGATTGCTCAATGAGTCGCCCAATTAAGCTTCGATTGCATTCACTTTGGTATCATAATTTGATAGCTCCTTTTGAGAGAAGCGGGTCCTCTTTGTCGGATCTTTTTTTCTCCTTGGCTACTGTATGTGGGACCGTTTTCAATCCAACCCATGTTCAGTCTATCCTCGTACCACCCTCTTTGTAGCCGTTAGATTTTCAAAACCAACAGTGATCATTGGATTTGCTAAAATTAATGGAgcttatttatatttatttatttaaaataaataaaagcaaaataCAGTAatacccttttctttttcttttttttctgaaaTACAGTAATACCCTTACTCTCACTTTCACTCCACGGTCGTGGTTTCTACTTCCCGCCTAGGGAtagcaacgggtcgggtacccttccaattagaaaataccaaaactgtttccatttaagatactctataccaaaaccgttccaaaaccatttaaaaaaccatttaaatttccaaaccctgaaccgttccataaccgtttaccatcgggtacccgtttaccatttaacttttaatatttttattttttttctttgatgattatgttaatataaattaatatggagtatgatttatattaattatgattttataattcaaattagtataATTTATAGTCTTATTAGTatgtttctataaatatatatgttttaatatgctttatcatgttataatttagtatcctagtagtatacctttatagatgatttataatattattactataatgaatctttttattaaacggttcgggtaccctaaacccgacatcaaaaaccaaacccgaccctaaaccatgacgggtttgaaaatcaaaatcaaaaccgtttcaaaaacctataggatcgattttcgggttttaaatgaATCGGATATCCTGCGAATAGTGTTCGGATCGGTTTGTTTTGCCATCCCTACCCGCCACATCTCTCTCTATTTTGACGACCCTCCACTCTAGCGAAATTCCCCGGACAAATCTGACCCTTAAAATCGACTAAATCCGCCATCTGTTAAACCCGCTGCGCCGACTCGACCCAATATACCGTCCATCAGTCGCCTCCCGACTTGGACTCCGACGCTCTCCCTGTCAGGAGCCTCAGGATCTCGTCGAAGCCGGTCTCCGATCATAGACTTCGTTCAAGTCCGACCCGTGGTAGCCGCAATCGGAGGAGCGAGAAGGAACTTAGGGTTTCGGAAGAGAGAAGGAATGGACTGGGAGCAAATTGCGGGTTATGCAGTGGAGGCCCGAGTTGCAGAGACCCGGTCACCCGGGGAAGAAGAAAATTATCTGAATCATTCCGTCTGTCCTAAACCGTAATTTCACTGTCCTCACACGCGCGTCCATGATTGTCTCACTCCACTCCACTTTCAATTTACTATTTTCTTCAATCACTTTACACGTGTCATATGCTTTAATGGGTTGGTCCGCCAACCAGTTTTGAATTTAGCTTCAAAGCATTTTTGGTATTTATTTCAGTCCAAATTAGTGTTGACTAATAAATGTAATTTATTCCTTTGTTACACAACGTAATGTAATTTGGTCCTCGTATAGGTTAGTTGTTGCACGTTGGGTGGGCCAAGGCCCATGACTAAGGTGAGTGCATGATTAATTATGGTTTTAGCTCTTGACAATTGCCAAAAGAAGAAACACTTTGGATAATTCTAGCCACGATCCAAATGCTTTGTTGATAACATTGCTAAAGATCTTTTTATGATGATTACCAACTTGCATGTTTGTCGTTATTAGAGGGTTTGGGAAAAAATAATTATCTCATATGTTTATAAtaagatattcatcatcatcaagctTTATTTCAAGAATTTGAGGTATTCTATATGAATctataagaaaatcaacaaaaatccactgcatgtttttgttttcaccGTTCGTTTATgtttaaaatcatatttttgtAAAGTATTATTGAATTATTATCAATTTTTACTATTTCAAGTCATGTATTTTTAGGTATTTATATTCGTTTCCTATCATCTTCTATACAAATTATCTTGATTTTTCAACCGCTATATCTACGTCATACGTGCAAACGGTTTTCTCGTAACTTTTCCCGATTGGTGTTACTCCTATTTTAAatctaataattttatttcttatcataTGTATATTATCTCATGTGGCCATACA is part of the Tripterygium wilfordii isolate XIE 37 chromosome 7, ASM1340144v1, whole genome shotgun sequence genome and encodes:
- the LOC120003016 gene encoding T-complex protein 1 subunit gamma-like, producing the protein MHAPVLVLKDSLKRESGSKVQHANIQASKAVADIIRTTLGPRSMLKMLLDAAGGIVVTNDGNAILRELDLAHPAAKSMIELSRTQDEEVGDGTTSVIVLAGEMLHVAEAFIDKNYHPTVICRAYNKALEDAIAVLDRIAMSIDVNDRATMLGLVKSCIGTKFTSQFGDLIADLAIDATTTVGVDLGQGMREVDIKKYIKVEKVPGGRLEDSRVLKGVMFNKDVVAPGKMRRKIVNPRIILLDCPLEYKKGENQTNAELVKEEDWGILLKMEEEYIENLCIQILKFKPDLVITEKGLSDLACHYLSKAGVSAIRRLRKTDNNRIAKACGAVIVNRPEELQESDVGTGAGLFEVKKIGDEFFAFIVDCVDPKACTILLRGASKDLLNEVERNLQDAMSVARNILKNPKLVPGGGGTELTVSATLKQKSSSIEGIEKWPYEAAAIAFEAIPRTLAQNCGVNVIRTMTALQGQHANGGNTWIGIDGNTGLIADMQERQIWDAYNVKAQTFKTAIEAACMLLRIDDIVSGIKKKQAPGAGQAPKPKVETEADADGEQILPD
- the LOC120002163 gene encoding F-box protein At5g39450 gives rise to the protein MPREYCCSNLLVALPDDLFAIISQCLSPRDICNLSLCCRSLYALMASEKIWFPQCDILNIVPHGDLVEWRKGVSSYKALCRFLVSVKPLTGIWVHQNPELGNVVYVMPGFVSVVGCRIIPQELGPLGILDGPILWAPVFEVIGNFDGSTAFILHGREKGCDYFYPGSVKPIEKNCNVLLLEVEPSQQPNGGKLLYCKSFAHHSDKELSREISRSGGGLSKSQRVLGQLDAKVPFSRLAFSDRRKLLETVMSQVRQDVPDSANGPLFPQLRIDEDNFQRDMALLSERRSLLMQMYKLSGGSIERKEAPGAHLDPTQLELSKIRKSLNSSIHTSLKADDGDVNSARTRTLGGYFRYSLRQIFGKSRVTNGHHTMSKNNSSSGESKYAQLHDFLRSSDTIGLTLHASTMKLTSYRAWPNMHDSRFALYKLPLRVPRADQEYAGLWGGTFGWPPGKLSEDKPGKALFFLLLSYEESEEERLLIATKILEGTHYVLHPNGSAMFIANLDEPSVDQFPWDTDGDSLPLMVSHAFSGEGIANGYGFRYPGSKPGSLFVIHNGLLAFIWKESRAVLTLQRLNLQELLRKGERVPALPAIANFSYLTKSYSNVFAGFSNPSTCLSSPRNRHL